The genomic interval AATTTTAACATACAAAAATTAAAGACACACTAATATTAAATTAACAACTTCCCCATTTATAAAGAAATAGTAAGAGAGCAAATGAAAAGTATTAATTAATATGAAAATCCAAAAGTAATAGTGAATATAATAATCCCCCTAAATACATTATAAAAAAAAGCTTATTTTAAAAAATAACTAATTATATAGACAATTAACAAAAGTACACCCAACTTTTCAATTCATCCCCGACTTGCAGAAATCGAGGTATTCTCGAATTTTAAAGATAAACAAACAATATTTTTTAACCAAGCCCCGGATTTTTCAATCCAATTAATACTTGGTTTTTAAGTTTAAAATCAGTTTTTGAAGTGCATGAATTCACATTTACACACTTCACAAACATTTAAATACTACTTGCTCAGTTCCGCTGCAATTTCGAATGCCTTTTCAAGGTCATTCGGAAACTGTAAAATAAGCTGCTTTTCTTTTGCTTCCTGTGAAAAACCTGCCATATTATACTCAGAATATTTATGAACCTGAAGAGTGTCACATACAGGATATGAAACCACTTCCCCATTAAGATATTTAAATAAGAATTCATTGCTTGCCAAACTGTCTTTCATGGACTGTTCATAAAACTCTATAGGAGCATTCATGGTATAGAATATTCCTACATTGACCTTGCCGGTAAAATAGCTGGACCCGTCATCATAAGACATTATGCAGAATATAAGCCTTTCAAGCAGAGCCCTGAATTCGCTTGTTGGCTGTCCGAAATATATCGGTGAGCCGATGATTAATGCATCCGCTTCAAAAATCTTTTCTATCAGTGGTGTCAGGTCATCTCTCCAGTAACATTTGCCCTTTGTCTTATCCTTTCTTTTGCATATCAAACAGCTTCTGCATCCTTTAAAAACCAGATCATACAGATTGATATATTCGGTTTCAGCACCGACTGATTCCGCTCCTTTTCTTGCTGCATCAAGAACTTCGGCAGTGTTCCATTTTTTTCTGGGACTTGCATTGATAATAATTGTTTTCAATCCGTTCACTTCCTGCTCAGCTCAGCGCCAATTTTAAATGCATTTTCCAAATCGGTCGGGAAATGTTTTTCACGATATTCCCGTTTTGCATTTTCATCAAATGCCGCCATACGATATTTGGAATAATCCTTTACCTGCAGAGTATTTAAAACAGGATATATCTTAACCTCTCCGTTCAACATTCCAAATACTTTGTTTGATGATTCAATATAATCCGCCATCATGTTTTCGTAATATTCCTTAGGAGCATTCATTGTAAAAAACAGGCCCACATTGATTTTGCCTTCAAAATATGACCCGAAACCGTCATAGGACAGTATGCAGAATATAAGTCTTTCAAGCAATGCTCTGTAATGGCTTGTTGGTTCGCCGAAATATATCGGAGAACCTATCAAAAGACAATCTGCATCAAGAATTCTTTCAATAACAGGCTGGAGGTCATCTCTCCAGTAACATTTGCACGGTTCCTTATCAGCCTTTTTACATATTAAACAGCTCATGCAGCCATGAATATCCATCTTATACAAATCAATGTATTCAACTTCAGCTCCTGCTGACTCAGCACCCTTGGCTGCTTCTTTCATGATTTCGGCAGTACTCCACTTTCTTCTCGGACTTGCATTAATAACCACTGTCTTCATAACTCAACACCTTTTAAAATAATTTTTGACTTTGAAATTTTTAAGTGTTGTGTTACATTAACATCCCTCTTTTTTGAAAAAAATGCTAAAATTGATTACGTGATATATATTCCATCAAAAAGGAAAGTGAAAATATGAAATACTTGCCGTTAATGTGAAAGAAGAATTGATTAAAATATAGTTTGATTAAAATATTTTAAAATAAATATAGGTAAAATCAATTATTTCATAGGAGAATAATGAGGAAAAAAAAGAAATGAAATAAGTGAAAGTTAATCCACTTATTTAGCAGTCAATTTTATTTTTTTGTTTATTGCCTTGTATTTGGAATTTCCTGCAAAATTCACATAAGCTGTAAATTTACTCTTCTTGGTTAATTTAGTAATTTTAAATATTGCCTGACCTTTGGAATTGGTTTTGACAGAATATATTTTTCCATTAACCTTAAGTGTAACTTTTACGCCGTTCAATGCAGCATTCTTATCTGTTTTTAAGGTTGCAGTGTATTTTTTAGTTTTTGTTTTAGCATTGAATGTTTTTGCCTTTGCAGTAAGTTTTGGAGTTGCCTTTGAAACCACTACCTTTTGAGACCCAGTTGATTTGGCATAGTTGTCATCACCTGCAAATGTTATTGATGCAGTGTATGTTTTAACCGCCAAGGTCTTTGGAACTGCAACTGAAACCTGTCCTTTGCTGTTTGTGGTTTTTTTATAAACAACATTGTTCAATTTGACAGTGACAGTTTTATTAACAAGAATATTGCCGTTTGCATCCATTAATGTGACAACAAGGTTTTTACTGGTACCGTAAGTAGTGCTTATCTTAGCCGCACTGACACCGGTAGCCAATTTATTAACAGCAAATGTTACAGTGGACTCAGCAGCTTTGAAAATGTCTGTTGGTGTTGAAACCACTTTTACAGAATATTGGCCACTTGTTAAACCCGGAAGAATCAGTGAACCTGAGCCGTCGACAACAGATACTGTATAATTGCTGCTTCCAATTTGAACTAAAACATCACCTGAGTAAGTATTGTTGGTTGCTATGACCACATTGGCAAATTCACCGAAGATTATATCCTCAACAGTGACTGTTAAACCAGGATCAATCGGTTCAAACGCTTCATTTACAGTAACAGTTGCAGTTGCGGTTACTGAATTGTGATTTTCATCAGGAACTGTGGTTACAGTTAAGGTGTATGTTCCAACATCCAGGCCGGAAACTGTAATCACATTTTCCTCAACAGTTACAACAGCCTTGTCATCATCAACAGCTGCATTAAATCCTGAAGCTCCATCAAGAACAACATTTGCTGAGCCTGAAGAACCGTAATCAAAACTGATTGCAGGCACAATTACAGATGAATCGACCCTGTTTACAACAACAGAGGCAGATACACTAACTGCATAGTGATTATCATCAGGAACTGTAGTTACAGTCAGGGTGTAGTTACCGGCATCCAAACCTGAAATTATAATCACGTTACCGTCAGCAGTAATGTTAGTATCATCAATTTTACCAATTACACCTTCAGCACCATCAAAAGTAATTTGTGAAGCCCCATAACTTCCATAATCAAATACAATATCCTCCACAGTGAGTTTAGAGTCAACTTTATTTACAACAACCCTCACAAATTCAGTTACAGGATTGTGATTTTCATCAGGAATTGTAGTCACCATCAATGCATGTGTTCCTGCAGACAGGTTAGAAACAGTGATTTGAGCATCATTTATTTCAATTACCACATGGTCGTGGTCAATTATTTGAGCTTCTATTCCTGTTGCGCCTTCAAATGTTGCATTGATTATGCCAAATCCATCGTAATCAAATTCGACATTGGAAGCGTTTAAAACAGAATCTACCCTGTTTACTTTAAATGCTGCGGTTTTCTCATCTGCATTGAAGTACTTATCCCCTTCATATGCAACAGTTAAATTATAATTGCCTGCATTTAAACCAGAAATTGTGTAAGTTCCTTTACCGTCATCAATTTCGACAACTACACCGACAACAGTGAGTTTACCTGTGACATTAGCGTTAACGGTAATGTTGACATTTACTGTTTCACCGAAGTCAATGTCATCGACTATAACTTCCAAATCAGGACTTTCTTTAGCTTTAACAACTACAGTAACATTTTTAGAAGCACTTGAATACTTGTCATCCCCAACATAATTAACCTCAACAGTCAAATCACCGGCAACCAAGTTTTCAATGGTAGCAACAGCCTTACCATCAGCCAAAGCAACACCTTCATCATTAACAACAACACTACCGGTTGCATCAGGAACTTCAACAGTCACATCCAAATCACTGCCCTCAACAGCCTCACCAACAGTTATTTCAATAGTAGGAGCTAATTTTGATACTTTAAATGAAGTGGTGTTTAATACAGAGTTATAGTTAATATCTCCAGCATAAATTGCAACTGCCTCATAATCACCTGCTTTTAAATCTGAAACATTCAGACTGGCTTTACCGTTTGTAAGAGATACTGTGTAGTTATTGCCTGCTAAGCTAACTAGAACATCACCATTGATTGCTTTTGCCATTTCAATGTTTAAAACAGCAGTCTGGCCAACTTCAATATCTGCAACACTGAGTGTTAAAGGAACATCAACTTTATTGACACTGAATGTTTTATTAACTTCACCGGCCTGATATAAGTCTGTTTTCTCGGATATTGCTATTACAGTGTAATTACCTGCATTTAAATTAGGAATCTGAAGAATGCCAAGACCATCAACTATAGCTATAGTGTATGTGTTGCCATCAACGCTAACAGTGACAGGACTTGCCAGTGATCTGATTGTTATTTCAATTATTTCTTCAAATTCATATTCATCTTTAGACAATTCTACTGTCAATTCAGGATCAACTGGTTCATAAACATCTTCAAAGTTCACTACCACATCTTTACTGATAATTTCATTTTCACCGGTAAATTTATACTGAGGCATTATTTTGCCAGTTTCCTCATCAATTTCAGTTTCATTATCAGGTAATTGGGTTATTTTAATTGTATAGTTACCTGATGTGGAAATTCCCAAATCATCTAAACTGAAAGAAACACCACGTGGAGAATAATCAACTAGCTGACTATGTAATTCAAGTGATACAACACAATTATCATTTACATAAACTTTAAAATAACCTCCTCCCAAATCATTGTGGGCCCAATGCCAATTACCATCAAAGCAGAAAATGTTTACAGCTTCATCATCACTGCTGTTTAAAACATCACCAGCTATGTTAAAATCGAACAGATAATTCAAATCTGAAAGAGTATTTATTTTATAGAAAACATTACCCATTAAAATACGCTTAAATGATACTGAGATACTTTTTCCATTAAATCCATAACTTAAATTGAAGGTTATATTTTGATTTTCATGCTGACGAATCATATTTTTAATTTCATCATTTAGTTCAATGTAGTAAATTTTACCTGAAAACTCCTCATCTGAGACTTCTTCAAAGTCAAAATCATCTAATGAATAAGTTTTAGTTTCATCTCCGAAATCAACTGTAACATCTACTTCAACAGCGCTTGAAGAACTAGGAACAGCTATATCCATAAATTTATCTGTGGCAAAAGTAATCATACCATCGTCAGTTTCACCGCTGATTAAATTTCCGTAGAAAATACGAATGTCGAGAGCATCCAATAATCTGAATGATGAATTGCCATTAAATAACACATGGTATTGTGAACTAGCATCCATCCATTTATAGCAGTCTTCAATCTTATAAACGCCTATCCAGATTTTATCCCCATCATCCGATCCATTAAAGAAATCAACATCATTGAGTGTAATCTCATATTTATAATACCCTTCAAGTTCCTCATCACCTTCAACAGGAACTATATTTTCGAAATCTGTCAAATTCTTATCGAAGAAGAATTTTTTGCTGCTGAATATGGCTACATGATATTCTTCGCCGTTTTGTGATAAAACGGTTATTAAACTTTCATCACCGTCTCCTGAAGTAGGATAATCTTTTGAAGTGTCCACAAAAATACTTACGATAGGCTCATCTTCTTCATCATCACCTTCATCACTGTTTTCACCACTGAATTTAATATATGATTCGGTTATTTCAATTGTTCTTGAAGTTGCGTATTCATCAACCTTGTCCCCATTTTCATCAAAGAAAATGAAATTTACTCTATCGCCGTCATGGACATTTGTTAAATCCAAATCCTTCAAAAAGATATGGGATTTCAGATTTCCGTTTTCATCTATCTGCCAATCCCCTTCACCGACAGCCCGAACAATAAGACTATAAATTTCCACATCATCATCAGTAAAGACATCCAGATGCCCGTCTTCTGTATCATTAGGCAGGATTATTCCTGCAACCATTGCATTTTCATCATAATCTTCATTTTCACTGTCAGTGATGATTTCATCTTCATTTACAAAAATATAATAAGGATTTTCCTCATCATCCTCATCAACAACAACGGATGAATTTCCCTCACTCATTACATCATTTTCATCATTTTCCAAAGACAGCTGAACATTACCTGCCTCATTACTTACAGTCAAATCATCTGAGACAATATCTTCAGATGCACTGACAGCACCGATTGTTAAAATAGCCATAACAACCAATGCAATCAGCATTCCCTTTTTAAGTTTCATTATTACACCCTTTTTAAATTTAATAACTTTCAATTTAAATCGATTATACCATAATAAATCAAAGCAAATAAACTCCCCATATGATATGAACATATTTCTTTTGAACATCATATTTAAATTAACCTAATTAAATCCAGTTATTTAACAAAATAAAACCCATAATCCAGTAAAAAATAAATTACATCAAAATTATTTAAAGTATAAAAAAATAAAGACCAATTGAAAGATTTTAAAGAAAAATAATGTAATATTTAACACTTATCCATTAATGACAAAACGATTTTACATATTACTAAACAAAAGCATATACTTTAAAATCATGAATATACATAACTAAATTTGGTGAACAAAATGGAATACGAAATTGTAGGAGGAGCATTCCCACTTGTTAAATGCAAATTGAATAAAGGAGAAAGAATGAAAGATGAAAGCGGAGCAATGGCATACATGACTCCAGGCATTAAAATGGACACCAACACCGGAGGAGGTCTTCTAAAAGGTCTTGGAAGGGCATTGGCAGGAGATACATTGTTCATGAACTTCTTTACAGCAGAACGTGACGGCGAGGAAATAGGATTTTCATCATACTTCCCAGGAAAAATCATCCCTATCAAACTGGAAGGATCCCAGTCAATAATCGGTCAGAAAAGCTCATTTTTGGCAGCTGAAGACGGCATCGAAATTGACATGTACTTCAGAAAGAAACTCGGAGCAGGATTGTTTGGAGGTGAAGGATTCATTCTTCAAAGATTCTCAGGAAACGGAATGGTATTCCTGGAAATAGACGGAGACGTTGTTGAAAAAACATTAGCTCCAGGTGAAACACTTATTGTCAACAACGGACATGTTGCTGCACTCGATGAAACTGTAGATTTCGATATTCAAAGAGTGAAAGGTGTAAAAAACATTGTATTTGGTGGAGAAGGACTGTTCTTTGCAAAAATGACCGGACCTGGAAGAGTATGGCTCCAGACTATGCCAGTGTGCAAACTTGCTGAAGCAATCGTACCATTCATACCTAAAAAGGAAGAATAAACAATTGACAAAAAAGTTTGTTTAAAATTTATATATCTAAAAAACATACATTACAAACAGAGCTTAAAAGCTCAAATTTGAATTAACAAAATTCAAAATTTTTAGATTACTGTGTTAAACTCAATATCTAATCTGTGTGTTGTGAGTTGAACTTCCCCACCGTTGTAGACGGCGGGGATTCGCAAACCAAAAAAAAATATGGAAATTTTTTTGGAAAATTTTTTTTTACTGCGCCGTCGTCCCGACGACTTCTAAACCTTTATTAAGGATGTTTTTTGCTGCATTGACATCACGATCATGATGTGTGTGGCAATGCGGGCAGTCCCAGTCTCGTATTCCTAAATTTTCAAGTCCACTTATGTTTTTATTGATTTTTTGACATTTGCTGCATTTTTTAGTGGATGGGAAAAATTTTGGGAGTTTAATGAATGTTACGCCTTCTTGTTGGCATTTTTTCTCTAGTTTGTCTAAGAAATTACGGGGTGCGTTTATTTGAATTGAATGGCTTAAATATGGGTTGTGTTTCCATGAAATGATGTTTTCGTTTTGAACTGCAACGAATATGCTGTTTTTAACAATATAAGATACTGCTTTGTTATAATAGTCATCTCTTTTGTTTAGGAATTTTTCCCATGATTTATTGTATAATTTTTGTGCTTCGAGGTATCTTATGGATCCTTGTTTGTGGTGGCTCATGGTTTTTTGATATCGGATTATGTTATCTGTTTCTTTTTCGAGGTTAAGATTGGGTATCTCTTGGCCGTTTGATAGAACTGCTAGTTTGCTGCATCCTATATCAATTCCCACTTGCATTCGTGGACTTATGATTGTTTCGGGTATGTGTATGTATTCGATGTTGAAAATGGCAAAGTATTTGCCATGTATTCTTTTAACTGTTACATGTTTGATTTTAACTGAAGGGTCATTTTTGTCACTTCCTCGTCGTAGTAATTCGCGGTATTTTTTACTGGTTTTGAATTTTGCTAATCCTAGTTTGGCTAATTTTATTTTATCGTGTCCGTTTTTATCTTTTGTTATTCTAATATTATAGTTATTGTTTATTATGCGGAATGTGAATTTTATGGTTTTTTTACGATGTTTAAAAACTGGATAATCTGATTTTATTTTAGGATTTTCGTATCTTTTAAAAGCATTAACAAGGTCTATTATTGCTTGCTGACGACTGCTGGACTCAGCTTTTTCTAAAAAAGAATATTCATGCATTAACATCTTTAAAATAACATTGCATGAACTAATGTTAACTATTGCCTTGTCTTCATATCCATTTTGAATTAATAGGCGTTTAAAGTTATTAATAAATTCCAATACATGATTATATATAAATCGGCGAATGCCTATATTGGACTCAATTTTGTTAATACTAACAATTTTTTCCCCATCATCATTCTTATCCATCTTAGTAGGATAAATCCTAATTTTAAGAACTTTTTTAACAAATTTCATTTTTCTAAGCCCGGAATAAATTTTTTTAAATTTACAAATGATATTATACTATATCTAATGTAATAGTATATAAACTTATACCAAGAGCAAATGAAGAGTATTCACTCGAAAGAAAATTATAATAAAAATGTACACCTAAAGCCAAGATGAAGAAAAAAAAATAGAAAATAAACAATATTGAAACAAATAAACACTTAAAAAAAAAGGTATTTACAACAGTATACCCAAACTTGCGATTCATCCTCGACTTAAGAAGTCGAGGTATTCTCGCATTTTTAAGATAAAAATCCCACACAATATAGATATTGAACGATTAAAAGAATCTCCACTCACCAGAGTACGAGATTCTAAAAATTAATCGTAAAAACTATTTTTATTTAAAATATTTAAATTCTTTAAAAATGAATTATTAAAAAAAATTGATTGAGTATGTAAACACACTTTAAAAAATAATAAAGAAGCTATTTTTTAGCTTCAATAACTGTTTTTCCATTCATGTAAGGGACTAACACTTCAGGAACTTTAACGCTACCGTCAGGCTGTTGATAGTTTTCCAAAATACAGCACATTGTTCTTTCAGTTGCAATAGCTGTACTGTTTAGAGTGTGCAATATCTGTGCATCTCCGGAACCTGCCCTTCCAACACGTGTTTTAGTTTTACGTGCCTGGTAGTCTTTACAGTTAGTACATGAAACCAGTTCCCTGAATGCTTTTGAACCTGGGAACCATGCTTCCAAATCGTATTTGATTGCAGCATTGTCGTTTAATGCTGAAGATACAATAGCGATTATCTGATATGGAAGACCTAATTTCTGATAGATTCTTTCAGTAACCTCCATCAGATGGTCATGCTGATTTCTTGAGTCTTCAGGTGTGGAATATATGAACTGTTCGATTTTTTCAAACTGGTGAACCCTGAATATTCCTAGTGTATCTTTTCCGTGGGATCCCGCTTCCTTTCTAAAGCATGTTGAAAGTGCGCAGTATCTTAAAGGCAATTCGTCAGGTGCGATGATTTCATTTCTGTGAAGAGCCGCCAAAGTCTGCTCAGCAGTTGCAATAAGGTACATATCTTCCCCTTCGACTTTGTACAATGTTTCTTCAAATTCACCGAGTTCAGAGGTTTCTGCTGCAACTTCACCTTTTACAAAGAAAGGTGTCTGCATTGGAATGTATCCTTCTGATTCAAGTTCGGAAAGTGCAAATTGGATTAAAGCAAGGTTCAAATGCAGGATGTCTCTTTTAAGGTAGTAGAAACGTGCACCTGCAATGCTTGCTGCAGTCTCTAAATCTGCACCGTCAATTTTATTGATTAAGTCAACGTGATTTAAAAGCTCAAAGTCATATTCCGGAATTTCACCGTATGTTCTAACCACTACATTGTCATCTTCAGTGTCTGAAATCGGAACATCCTCATCTATGATGTTTCCAACTTTGTATCTGTAATCGTCTCTGAGTTTTAGGTAATCAGCATTTTTTGCAGTCAGTTCCTTTATTTCTGCTGCAACTTCTTTTGATCTTTTAACGACTTCTTCGAAATTGCCTTCTTCTTTAGCTTTTTTGAATGATTTGGAT from Methanobrevibacter sp. carries:
- a CDS encoding flavodoxin family protein; its protein translation is MKTIIINASPRKKWNTAEVLDAARKGAESVGAETEYINLYDLVFKGCRSCLICKRKDKTKGKCYWRDDLTPLIEKIFEADALIIGSPIYFGQPTSEFRALLERLIFCIMSYDDGSSYFTGKVNVGIFYTMNAPIEFYEQSMKDSLASNEFLFKYLNGEVVSYPVCDTLQVHKYSEYNMAGFSQEAKEKQLILQFPNDLEKAFEIAAELSK
- a CDS encoding flavodoxin family protein, giving the protein MKTVVINASPRRKWSTAEIMKEAAKGAESAGAEVEYIDLYKMDIHGCMSCLICKKADKEPCKCYWRDDLQPVIERILDADCLLIGSPIYFGEPTSHYRALLERLIFCILSYDGFGSYFEGKINVGLFFTMNAPKEYYENMMADYIESSNKVFGMLNGEVKIYPVLNTLQVKDYSKYRMAAFDENAKREYREKHFPTDLENAFKIGAELSRK
- a CDS encoding Ig-like domain-containing protein, whose amino-acid sequence is MKLKKGMLIALVVMAILTIGAVSASEDIVSDDLTVSNEAGNVQLSLENDENDVMSEGNSSVVVDEDDEENPYYIFVNEDEIITDSENEDYDENAMVAGIILPNDTEDGHLDVFTDDDVEIYSLIVRAVGEGDWQIDENGNLKSHIFLKDLDLTNVHDGDRVNFIFFDENGDKVDEYATSRTIEITESYIKFSGENSDEGDDEEDEPIVSIFVDTSKDYPTSGDGDESLITVLSQNGEEYHVAIFSSKKFFFDKNLTDFENIVPVEGDEELEGYYKYEITLNDVDFFNGSDDGDKIWIGVYKIEDCYKWMDASSQYHVLFNGNSSFRLLDALDIRIFYGNLISGETDDGMITFATDKFMDIAVPSSSSAVEVDVTVDFGDETKTYSLDDFDFEEVSDEEFSGKIYYIELNDEIKNMIRQHENQNITFNLSYGFNGKSISVSFKRILMGNVFYKINTLSDLNYLFDFNIAGDVLNSSDDEAVNIFCFDGNWHWAHNDLGGGYFKVYVNDNCVVSLELHSQLVDYSPRGVSFSLDDLGISTSGNYTIKITQLPDNETEIDEETGKIMPQYKFTGENEIISKDVVVNFEDVYEPVDPELTVELSKDEYEFEEIIEITIRSLASPVTVSVDGNTYTIAIVDGLGILQIPNLNAGNYTVIAISEKTDLYQAGEVNKTFSVNKVDVPLTLSVADIEVGQTAVLNIEMAKAINGDVLVSLAGNNYTVSLTNGKASLNVSDLKAGDYEAVAIYAGDINYNSVLNTTSFKVSKLAPTIEITVGEAVEGSDLDVTVEVPDATGSVVVNDEGVALADGKAVATIENLVAGDLTVEVNYVGDDKYSSASKNVTVVVKAKESPDLEVIVDDIDFGETVNVNITVNANVTGKLTVVGVVVEIDDGKGTYTISGLNAGNYNLTVAYEGDKYFNADEKTAAFKVNRVDSVLNASNVEFDYDGFGIINATFEGATGIEAQIIDHDHVVIEINDAQITVSNLSAGTHALMVTTIPDENHNPVTEFVRVVVNKVDSKLTVEDIVFDYGSYGASQITFDGAEGVIGKIDDTNITADGNVIIISGLDAGNYTLTVTTVPDDNHYAVSVSASVVVNRVDSSVIVPAISFDYGSSGSANVVLDGASGFNAAVDDDKAVVTVEENVITVSGLDVGTYTLTVTTVPDENHNSVTATATVTVNEAFEPIDPGLTVTVEDIIFGEFANVVIATNNTYSGDVLVQIGSSNYTVSVVDGSGSLILPGLTSGQYSVKVVSTPTDIFKAAESTVTFAVNKLATGVSAAKISTTYGTSKNLVVTLMDANGNILVNKTVTVKLNNVVYKKTTNSKGQVSVAVPKTLAVKTYTASITFAGDDNYAKSTGSQKVVVSKATPKLTAKAKTFNAKTKTKKYTATLKTDKNAALNGVKVTLKVNGKIYSVKTNSKGQAIFKITKLTKKSKFTAYVNFAGNSKYKAINKKIKLTAK
- a CDS encoding TIGR00266 family protein, translated to MEYEIVGGAFPLVKCKLNKGERMKDESGAMAYMTPGIKMDTNTGGGLLKGLGRALAGDTLFMNFFTAERDGEEIGFSSYFPGKIIPIKLEGSQSIIGQKSSFLAAEDGIEIDMYFRKKLGAGLFGGEGFILQRFSGNGMVFLEIDGDVVEKTLAPGETLIVNNGHVAALDETVDFDIQRVKGVKNIVFGGEGLFFAKMTGPGRVWLQTMPVCKLAEAIVPFIPKKEE
- a CDS encoding RNA-guided endonuclease TnpB family protein, which codes for MKFVKKVLKIRIYPTKMDKNDDGEKIVSINKIESNIGIRRFIYNHVLEFINNFKRLLIQNGYEDKAIVNISSCNVILKMLMHEYSFLEKAESSSRQQAIIDLVNAFKRYENPKIKSDYPVFKHRKKTIKFTFRIINNNYNIRITKDKNGHDKIKLAKLGLAKFKTSKKYRELLRRGSDKNDPSVKIKHVTVKRIHGKYFAIFNIEYIHIPETIISPRMQVGIDIGCSKLAVLSNGQEIPNLNLEKETDNIIRYQKTMSHHKQGSIRYLEAQKLYNKSWEKFLNKRDDYYNKAVSYIVKNSIFVAVQNENIISWKHNPYLSHSIQINAPRNFLDKLEKKCQQEGVTFIKLPKFFPSTKKCSKCQKINKNISGLENLGIRDWDCPHCHTHHDRDVNAAKNILNKGLEVVGTTAQ
- the serS gene encoding serine--tRNA ligase, giving the protein MLDIKLFRENPEIIIDSEKKRFRDTENVEKVIEYDTLWREGERKLNSLRSEKNKLSKSFKKAKEEGNFEEVVKRSKEVAAEIKELTAKNADYLKLRDDYRYKVGNIIDEDVPISDTEDDNVVVRTYGEIPEYDFELLNHVDLINKIDGADLETAASIAGARFYYLKRDILHLNLALIQFALSELESEGYIPMQTPFFVKGEVAAETSELGEFEETLYKVEGEDMYLIATAEQTLAALHRNEIIAPDELPLRYCALSTCFRKEAGSHGKDTLGIFRVHQFEKIEQFIYSTPEDSRNQHDHLMEVTERIYQKLGLPYQIIAIVSSALNDNAAIKYDLEAWFPGSKAFRELVSCTNCKDYQARKTKTRVGRAGSGDAQILHTLNSTAIATERTMCCILENYQQPDGSVKVPEVLVPYMNGKTVIEAKK